TGGTGGTCGATTAATATAATTTGTGTTATTATTCAAAACTGATTCAgtgaagtttttgtttttgaaaaataacagAAGGTTTACCTGGGAGATGCGAAATGTACCCCCAATTCTAGAATTACCCAtatgatacatatctacactaccagtcaaaagtttttgaacagtaagacttgtttttttaaagaattctcttctgctcaccaaggctgcatatatttgatccaaaataaagcaaaagcagtaatattgctgctactattactattattacttataaccttcctcatcctccatcctctaatttttgttattaatgctatcattattattgttttttttttgtttagtttttttgctattgtcatgtctgttgtactctcttttatttatatacccAGTCACACTTACGCagacacacccacacacacaaacacacacacacacacacacacacacacacacactcacacaaatcatgttggctgtcatgtatgttttgttgaccttggttattttgtatttgatttgttacctgtaaatagtatgtttgtttgcatagtaaaaaaaaaaaacagtaatattgtgaaatatttttactatttaaaataactgctttctattttaatatattttaaaattatttctgtgatcaaagttgaattttcagcatcatttcagcatcattttcagtcttcagtgtcacatgatccttcagaaatcattctaatatgctgatttgctgctcaagaaacatttattactataattattataattattatcaatatttaaaacagttgagtacttttttctggattctttgatgaatagaaagatccaaagatcagcatttatctgaaataaaaaagcttttgtaacattataccattcaaaagactggagtcagtataattttcgttttgttttttggggaaagaaattatggaaattaacacttttatttagcaagggtgctttaaattgatcaaaaattattataaagacatttataatgttacaaaagatttctatttcagataaatgctgttcttctgaactttctattcatcaaagaaaccagAAGAAAattatactcagctgttttcaacataataataataaatgtattttgagcagcaaattagaatattagaatgatttctgaacgaacatggctggagtaatgacgctgaaaattcagctttgatcacaggaataaattacattttaaaacatattcaaatagaaaacagttattttaaatagtaaaaatatttcacaatattactgcttttgctgtattttggatcaaataaatgcagggttggtgagcagaagagttttaaaaaaaaaaagtcgtaCTGTTCTTAGTATATATATGTGGTGGTGGGCCGCCTGGATCAAAAAAATGCCAGGGCTgatttttgtcccagtccagccctggaTAGGTGTAAGTGAAAGTGGTTGTTAGGTATTCAGAAATGAAGTCTAGTGAAAAAAAGGTATttgtgtatgagagagagaggtgaAGCAGACCTTTATGAGTTGTCCATCACTGGTTCCAATGAACAGCACAATCCAGGATTCAATCCTCATTGCTGTCACTGCTGACATTGAGCTGTACTTAAACACCACAGAGAGCGGCTGAAGTTCACTTCcactctgaaacacaaacaacaaaattaaactTCATATGACTTCAGTGAGTAGCCTAGTACAGCGTTTTCATGCAACAGATTCAGGGTACATTATTACAAATTTTATACtattctcatttttaaaaagcgtGTATATTGAATACACTTTCCAACCTCAGATCCACAAGGCTTTTCACCAATAGCGCAGAAGCCCTTCACTCGGCCTTGAACATTACTGATGTCGTACAGAGCCAGCGCGCTGTTCTCCGGATCCTGCTGATTCTGCGCACTGAACACACCTGCCCAAATAACACCGTTCACTGAGGGAATAACGGTGGAGGCGACGAGCACTGGACGAACTTTATCACTGCAGCATCGTATCGTTGCAGCCTGTAGGGATCTGAtgatttctgtcttttttactTTAGAGCTGTTCATCCACAGGACGAGCACTTTCCTCTCGGAGTCAGTCTTTGCGTTGAGAAATAAATAGGATTCTGAGGGCGAAACTCTCTGGAATCCGTCAACAAACTCCACATCTCTCACTGTGCTCTGAATGGTGGCATCTGTCCCTTCCGCTATTCTTGAGAAAATCCCTCCTGTTTGAGACTCTGAAGTGCTCCACAAGATAGCAACAGAATACCTGGCATCTTGAGGTTTTGCATCATCGTCCTTTTTCCCAACCAAAAGGTAGCTACCGGCTATGAAGGCAACAGATTTTTCATTCTGTTGTGGTCCTACCAATATATTACTTTCATTGTAAATACTGTTTGTTATGTCATTTATATCAAGAACTTCACAATATCCATCTTTAAAAGTCCCACACGTTATCAGGGAGCCGTTGGCTTCAAAAGGCACCAGAATGTTGACTCTGTTATGGTGAGGGGCATCAGTGATGTCTTTCCTCTTCTCCTCATTCAGATCGTGTCTCATCTGATGTAGTCGATGGTCAGTAAGAACAAATAACTTACTGTTACCAACTACAAAGTCCTTAATGTCTCCATCAAAGTTCACCACATCATCGCAAATGCAGTATTTCAAAAGTAAAAGTATTCCAAGTAAGTATCTTCCCATCTTATTAAATAAGTAGTTGGATAAGCAGTTGGATAGGCCTACTAGTGTATTTGATGACGAGATCAGCTGCGCTCAGATGAGTATAAGGGTGAAGTGGGTGGATGTGAAGTAGCTCTCTGAGATGAGGGCGGAGGTCTAGCAACAACAGAGACATTTTGATTTCTAAAACGAAGACAACCTTTCCAAAGAGTTAATTGAgtgaatgttaaaattaataaaaatactaataaaatacacaaaataaaaattaaaaagtacacctaaacatttaaaattaaaattttgacaTCAAGGGAATAAGATTTTTACGGAGTACGAAGTATGTATATCAacttgtttaataataatattcatattgCTTATTGTCCTGATGAAAATACCATAAAACCTGCCACCCATcctctaaaaaaataattaacttCGCAGACGAGGGCAAAAGCATACATCTGTAGCTtatatgtaaaaacaatttagGCTATTAGTTTTGGGACATACTACTACTTCATTTATTGTTGATGTTATATGAAGCTAAATTAATTACCATGAAAATGATTTAACTTTTCAGTTCATGTAACACATGGCAAAAATGCATGGCTATAAATAgcagtcttttattttttttattttagaagatacttttatttttatcactGTCTGATGGATTGTTAGCCTCACAAACCTagattaatatttattgttgcTTACAGCACTGAAAAAGTATTTGGTATAGGAAGTTTTGGTATAGATGTAAAATAATGACACtactataaaatattacaactaTATGCACAGCAACCACTATAAATATTGGTAAAATGTGGCTGCTGCATTAACCGCTGTGCATATGCAGGAAATATCCCATCACACAGCAAAAACGTGGTAAGCATTCTGTGTTTGATAAAATTAGGGCAAACAAGGCATTATATGTGATACATATATTCTGATCTGTATGTCAAATTATAAAGCCTTTTTAGTACCTAAATATATATTAGTACTTTAAGTAGTACTTTTAGagctaaagggatagttcaccccaaaattaaaattatgtcagaatttacttgccctcatgttgttccaaacctgtatgaatttctttttcagttgaagacaaaagaagatattgaAGAAAGTATGCAACCCAACAGTTGATTCTTctgtagtatttttattttatttttccatactttggaagtcaatgggatAAATCAGCTGTTTGGCTACTCATATTCTTCAATTCAATtcattcttttgtgttcaacagaaaaagaaattcataaaactttggaacaacttgaaggcgagtaaatgacgacagaattttagtttttgggtgaactatttcttacAGCTAAAATGGCCCTTAAACCCTAGCCCCCATTTTAGGGCTAATTTATGATGGTTTATTACCTGTTCATGccaataatatttaatattttaaaacatgtctGAAATGGTCGATAGCTTAATAGatttttaaagacttttaaGTACAGACCAGACTCTTTCCAATAGATTTCATATTTTTGGTATGTTTATTTGTAAGTATACTGCGTACAAGAATAAGAATtacatgaatatgaatatataattaAAGTCCCCTGCAGAAACCAATTTCCCTTTAAAGCTTAAACATTTTAACCCATGAAAATTTCTTCATGCCCTGAAATGGCTTGAATATAACTTTACACCCATACTTCATTTAGTATACATGGATTCATGAATATACAAATTAGTCCCTCCCCCCACTCAACCAGATTGGACTTCCTGCTCTACTTTCACTCAGTTAGATGAAGTAGTAATCACTACAGAATGGCGAGTATCACTATTGGAAATAATTCAGCCATATAGGTTTAAACCAGAAACTGAttccaaagaaaaagaaaacagggTCATCTACAAATTGATATAAGAATAAAGCTTTTTATGTATTGCTCCAAAGCATTGGACACATGATAGTAATTGATATCATTAGCCTTTGGCTTGACAACTGTATGTTATTAAACAGCTAATAATGTGTTGCTGTTAAACAAACCATGTTCCTGTTCACCTTCTCAGACAGCTaccttcttaaaaaaaaaaatcaacatccTTAGCTAGAAATGTTTTGCTAGTCATATGAAAAGCCACATCCTGCAGGTTGATTGGATTAGTTTGTGACAGAAGGAAACAGGGGCAGTTTTTAAGTAGTGTTTTTAAGACTGTATTTGGTACACTGcagttttaaggagaaaatGCAGTGGTGTTGACTGATGAATTTGCACATGGTTTGTTTTGAAGCATATTGAAAACACCAGATAGACATGTAAACAACGTTAAAAACACCACAGGGGTCTTTATACTGTAGAAAAACACTTGCTCATCTTTATGACAATACATAGATATAAAAGCTAGAACTGTCTAGTCTTAGCAAATCATGCTTTCCCAgccttttttttcagatttttgcaGTGAGAAActgggatttattttttttcctctgggAGTTTTTATTGCTCCTTCATACTAGGCCAGATAGTTTCTGTGGATTGATGCAGAAATAGTTTGTACTTTCTCCCATCCTGAGAACATAATCCCCAAATCCAATCTGAAAAGACAGTGAAAAACATGTCCTATGCATAAAGTTGACTAAGATTTAGCAGCAATTATCAAGTCAAACTGTGGACTTCTCCTTCCCATAATCTTTTGAGATTCAACATTACAGTTAtgataagaaaataaatcatactTACAGTGAGTGAGTCCACTGCAGTGACAGTTCCTGATTCTCCTTTAATCTTACAGATGATTGCATTAGACTCAATAATCTGCAAAACACACTGATACAGCTGATCTCCATGTACACCCGTCACTGTCACCTCACTCATATTCAAATTCAGCATATCTGTCTTTttctgagaaagagagaaaacaatTAGTGCTATCTCTGCACAGCTGCCAGATCAAGTTCTTTAATTATTtccatatatattttattaaatagcaTGAAAGGGGCAGAACTTCAAACAGTAAATCCAATTTAGTCACTCTTTACCTGAATGTTCACCTGTAGATCGTTGGCCACTGGAAAGGTAGTAAATCGGATGAACTTTGGATCAGGCTGGTAGGACAAATAATACCCACAGTCCACAGTGGAGTTCTCAACATTCAGCAACAAGCTAAACTGACCACCACCATCATAGGGGGGTGAGTGAAACCACATGTCCTGAGAAAGAGAGATAATGAAAATAGGACTTATAAATAAATCTGACATGCTCAGAAAGCTACATGATGTTAGccataaatacaataaataatgttttgttactTAATTAAATATCAGTCAGAATGTAACAATTATATGAGCAAAGTAATGATCAAATCTGACAAATGAGAACTCATGCAATGCATGTGTGAACGTGTGAATTATGATAAAGTGCTCTGAGCTGCTAGACTGGTTCCTGTTTGAGGTTAACACCAAATTTTAGCTACTGCAGAAGTAATAAACACATCTTACCCCTGAGCTTGTGCTGTATTGTGTTTTCAGCACTTTATTAGAGGGAAGGACAGTAACTGACTCCACTAATTCCAGATTGCTGCCCTGAACATGAATCTTCCTTCCACCACTAAATGAAAAGGTAAGAAACACAATTTAATCAAAAGCAGACTTTAGATTTGTAACTTAAAAGaaacatgtactgtatgtgtgtgtggaagCTGATCAGACAGTGGTCTGTAATGGTCTGACCTGCTCCAGGTGACTGTGGGCTGTATTCCAGTGCAGCTGGGCTGAGAACGGTAAGTGACGATGCTGTTACCATGACAACGGTCGTCAGGAGTAACAACACACACTTTCACTGTTCCTTTAGTTCCACTCGGAGGAATGTGGAACCTTAAAGTGTCACTGAAGCGATCAAACACTGGAGATCTGAAGAAAAACATTCATGAACAGATTTACAGTATCATTTATCTGAAtatacacacattcatataCAGTCCATGactaaacacaaacaaacagtctCACTCTTTAGGAATGCACTCCAGATCCCCTTGAATACGGATTTTAGTGACAGATTCCAGGTTCCTTCCTCTTAGTAAAACattgtttctgccatggaaAGAAACCTTGTTGGGCTCCAGAGAGAGAAACTCTGGCTCCTACAGGATACCAAAGGTTGCACCCagttacaaaacaaaactgaatttaaacaaaataacagaagttaaaatgaatttcacaacttattatataatttaatataataataattaaatattattattattaccataaATAACCATtgattaaatatattgtaaatatcaacaaataatataatatacatcaTTTTAAAAGAATGATGATTATGACAAATTGTTCCTCACATGGGGAAACAAAATCCTTGGCCTCTTGTAAAGTCATATTCTTTTGAAATAGGAACatacagaaaaacaatattCCTATTCTGTAAAGTTGGGCACATAATCAGTATGACACTTACATCGTAGACCATCTCAGAGAGAAGATGTTTACATGCATCCTAAAGAGTAGAGAAAGAGCAGTTCATGTACTTTCTGAGTTCACTTCAGTCAATGATAGTTCAGCTGTCAACAATGAGTTACTATCAATTTCTTAAGGTACGCTATTTCCCAATACACGTATACTGAATCTCTGGATTATAGGTTACACGTCTTCTCACCTGTATGTTTAACTGTGGTCCAGGTCCAGGTGTCCAATCACAACGCTTGGAAGAAGAGGACCAGTGACACCCAGATGAGATACACTGAACACACCTgcatttaattcatatttttaatatttttgaaataaacgTTCAAAGAAGTCTTTCAAAAGTATTTTAGACTGTGCATTTCTCACTGTGTATAAGAAGCTTTTGGTGAATTATCTGTGATACTGGAGCAATTTCTCAGCGTCAGCATCTCTGTGACCTTCTGATCCTCCTGAATAGCAACTGTAGCAGAGACTTTTAAACCTGAACagatgtttattattataaataatcagATTCTGACTACATACAGAAAATGCACtgtatattagaaaatatagaACTTCTTTGAAGGAGAACCAACCTCCAGTATAGAGCATCTGGTCAGAAAAACTACAGGAGCAGTTTGGGAAAACTGCAGGAGGATCAGACCCGTCACACAGGTTTACACTTTCTTTAGTGAAGGCACATGAGAAAGCAGGATTTCCTGTGCTCTCCAGACTCAAGGCGAGATGTAGAGTAATCTGTGAAGAGAGGGCAATGGCTGGTAAAGAGtagctttgtaaatgttttctaaattatatttaagaaaatacttttagatatttatgtCTACCTTTCTAGAAGAATTCTCTGTCATCTGAAAAGAAAACAGCTGCGTCTGAAGAGAGTTTTTTGGGATGGAAACCCATGAAGTATCTGAACATTCATCTTGAGTAGAACATCTAgataaaaacagcattaaatacATCACAGAACTGTCTACACACTGCTCATCGTGTCTATATACAGTGGATGATAAGAAGTTAACATGCTGTTCTACAATTAGCCATATTTAATGTAGATGCAGCCTGGAGCAGATATCATGTGTGATGTGTGAAATATTTCATGTAATAAAGGCAGGCTGACCTGTGTGTGTTCAAACACCAGCCGCAGAGAGGATCCAGAGCAGCTCTGCAGTCTTTCACAGTTTTGTAATTACCACACTGAACAATGGACACTCTTCTTAACTGCACCGAAAACATGAGCAGAAAGAGACAGAAATTATGATTTGATCTAACACACAGTAAACTATCACATACTGCCTGATTTAGTAATTTCTACTTAGTGGTTCTCTAACCGCGGGTTATGggagaatattttttgtggattaAAACATTGTCTTGGATCAACAAAAGTATAAGGCTTTCATGTTGCTTCTGAAAAGCAGAATCACTTTTTACATACACATTTTAGAAcactttaaaagtaatttttggcaaattaaaattttatatacagaaacatttttcaatattttcaaGACTAATATATTAGTAGTatatgtactatatatatatatatatatatatatatatatatattttaatcatttgttaaaagcacattgttAAACCTCACCTGTTTCTTCAGAGCAATGTAGATATGTTTGAAATCTACTGGATCAAAGTGCATTCTGGGAAGCACTGCTCGTTCATCATCAGATTTGTACAGCACTGTTGGACAGCCTGGAGTGAATTTATCATCCAACACTATCtagaaaaacaaatagaacAGAAATACAAATTATGAATTATGGCCGCTATTTCAAATGCAGAATCAAACAAAAACTTAGAGCTATAGGTGTAGTGAAAGTGGTTGTTAGGTATTCACAGTGGCGTACCGTGGGGTTTCAGTCAGGGCCTTCAGTAAGCAACTGTAAACTTGATGCACACATCTCTGTTACAGCTAACGCAGCCATATGCATATAATGCACATATTATGCCGTACACAGGCTTTCAACAACAATGACAGCTGATCAACAATTTCAACGGTAGGCTAGATTAgggtgggttaaatgcagagtaaATTTCCCTCCATGGATCAGTAAAAGTAATCCGCCATGCACATTCACGTCACTCTAAAATGACGACGCGcccaaagcagcaaaactgtacaAACGCTGGACATccacacaccacaccacactgcggtcaagccagccgcGCTTTGAAATGGACGGTCAAACCAgcctcacttttttttttgcatgcgcGTCTAATCATGCACTTACGGTACGGGTGCTGAGAGCGGTCTAAATAGATGTAAAGAGGCTGTCATACCGGCGTTTCCTTTTacgtttatttttatgttaatgtttgcaaatacattatttttgtacATAAACGTTTGTATTGTACATTAATtatcatattaatgttaataaatgttaatattaatgttgtttattcattgttattttttaattttaatgtttgtgagtgtgtatgtacagtatatgtgtattatgtattatatatatatatatatatatatatatatatatatatataattttcaaacactcataaaaagcttttcttaataggttagctcattctttcaattgatatatattcagagtgaccctgactattactgtattaattttctaggcattttactgtatagttttggagaaaactaaaagcaaactcgccacacacaacaaaatgcgtcctagcacttgcactatgtcccattttccaacactcataaaaagtgttcctttataggtcagctcattctttcaattgatatatattcagagtgaccctgactatcacaCTGTGGtcatttttaagtcattttactgtatagttttggagaaaactaaaagcaaattcacccaaaacatcaaaatgcatCCTGGCACTTGGACTATGTCCcattttcatatattatatattcactctatattcagagtgaccctgactatcactgtattcagttttggagaaaattaaaggcaaaCTCACCCCAAAAAGTGCATTCTTACActgtatttttttcatgaaaaagcAAGATAATTTGCATAATGTTGCATggttacaaacattttttttctttcttttttgagagaacataaataaatagacatttGGATTTCACTGTTGACACTGTACTTTAATATTTACACaattaactttttatattaaaaaaattaaaaaattaaaaactaatcaaattaaaatttcaaatacAGCAATGTCGTTTTAATtgaatattcaaataatttacaattattctaacatacattttttttttttttttaaataaagctttcTTCTTATTGCACTCTTTCGGTGTTCCATCTGTAAGAAAAAGTGATGAGGACGTTGAAGATCTCGATGAAGATGTTTATTGCAGCATAGCAGTGACAAAGCACATGTAGTACCTTGGGTTCAGCGGAGTCGGAATGAACCCAGAACATCCTATGTTTAAACCTtttatacattttcagtttactACCCTTCATGTAAATGGAGTTGCTCCTGTTGTAACAGCTGTAGTCTGTATGTTAATAAAGTTCTGACACCCCTTTGTCTGAGGTGGTTCTCAGTCTCCCACACCTGCACCCATTCTACAATTGGTCACCATTTGCTCAGGATGTGATCATCTCAAATGGTCTACAAACAACAATAACTGTTGACTTTCTTCTTCTCTATAATAATTAAGCCATTTTGGGAAATGAGCATGATCAAACATATTGTGGAGTGGAAGCTGGGTCGAGGCAGACTATAGATTCTTACACATCCAATGTGGCGTTTCAAACCAAAAACGAAACTGACAGGGCAATAAAAACGTAGATATAAGAAATTAAACTGAAGGTGAGGAATTAGTAACCATGGACACAAATAACTACTTCTCAAATGGATTATGAACATAATCAGTTCTTATGGTTAAAAAGAAGGTATTCACTAAATTAAATGACAGTAAAACGTAAAATGTAAGAAGTCATTGTGTGTATAGTGCTTGAAAATGAGGCATGGTGTATGTGCTTGAATGGACTTTGTTTTTTGGGGTGAGTTTGTCTTACATTTTCATCAAAgctatacagtaaaatggctTGAAAATGAAGACAGTCAGGGTCATTCTGAATAAATTCAATTGACAGAAAGAACAAACCTCTAAAAGGAAAGATTTTTCTGAGTGCATGAAAATGAGGAATGGTGTAAGTGCAAGAATGGACTTTGATGTTAGGGGTGAATTTGCGATGACTAAGTGTTGGAATATGCGGAGATAATGCATGTAACAATGGATTTTGATGTTTGGTGtgattttgcttttattattttccaaaactatacagtaaaatgccttGAAAATTAAGAtagtgatagtcagggtcactctaAATGAATATCAATAGGAAGAATGAGCTAAGCTATGAAGAAAAgctttttatgagtgtttgaatatatacaaataatctAAGTGCAAGAATGTCTGGGGTGattttgcctttaattttctctgaaactgtacagtaaaataacttgaaaataaatacactgatAGTCAGGATCACTTTGAACAAATACTAATTGAAAGAATGAGCAAATCTGTAAAGCAAAGctttttatgagtgtttaaaaatgggatatatatatatataaaacattaatgtttttattcattcttattttaatgtgtgtgtgtgtgtgtacacacacactttaaaataataaaataagaatgaataaaacattaatgttaacatttattaacattaataaatgttttataataattaatgtacACTACAAACGTTTATGTACaactttaatgtatttacaaacattacaacaaaaaatgaaacattttaaataagttcAGGTATAAAGGAAACGCCGGCATAATAGCTTCTTTACATGCATTTTGACTGTTCTTAGCACCCGAAAGTGCGCGATTACATgcgcaacaaaaaaaaagtgggcTGGCTTGACCGTGTATTTTCAAAgcggctggcttgaccgcaGTATTATCAACGCACCGGATACACCTCCATAACAATGTGCATGATACAATACTCATCAAATAATAAAGCACTCACCTGTCACCAGTGGTGTAGTGGTGCCTGGAAAAGTGGGTATACTCTTAATATATgcccccaattttttttttttcaaatgaccCGCAAAGGATGAACCGACCTGTGTCATAAACAGTGACATGTAAAACTAGTTTTGCATATTTAGTtcactattgtaatatttgcacACTGTCACTTAACTTCTGCTGCTTGAGTAAGGatcatatgaaaataatattatccacagaagaggtgcagatttagcaataaataattaaaataaataaacaaatataaatagactgcagcaactgacattttgtcagaacctctagtaaattgcatgctattttgtttagttgtctgttCAGAATTGTGGGAGAATTATGATCTCcatttgaaacaaacaaaacaatcgtGATTCtcaatcatttcagaagtgagggggacagaaatgtcaaatatgataacttttttgtctaattgacaggttttattacaattattattattattattccctcttgcttttaattggctgagaaatcaaatacactgcttgactattatatagttatataatattatataatttataatatttttcctgtattttcctaatgacaattttatgatttgtttagcCTATATACTACATTTTTCCCCAtgtttatcacagaataaggcagaatatatattttgtagccTAGTAGCCTATCTATTGCcaagtgtaataaatgctatcaattagcactgcattattcagaatcagatgctttttattacctggagatgacttgaaaacacacataaaccataTAGTTGCAATCATGTGTTTACATTCTTAACGTTTCttttattcagctttgcaacAGTAGAGATATCTTTGGCTACAGCGATAGCTGGATTCTTGCACGTCGTGACTCGTAAGTTAGTAGCTACTTCTACGAGGCCGATTTGGACTTTCTGCGCGAGTGCCATCCGGCTTCGAGTAGCCtataaatgaaacatacactgcatGAGAGTGTTTACGTCTCGTTCCTGACCGCATCACTGTCTTTACTGGATGTTTTagagaatatttgcatttattcacatacGATTGTATTAGTTACTCATATGCTGGACTGTCATGATTTGGCTAGTGCAGGACGCGCACCAGGATTTAGAAGTGG
The sequence above is drawn from the Onychostoma macrolepis isolate SWU-2019 chromosome 04, ASM1243209v1, whole genome shotgun sequence genome and encodes:
- the LOC131539502 gene encoding plexin-C1-like isoform X2, whose product is MRGYSLGILVLLKYCICDDVENFDGDIKDFVVGNSKLFVLTDHRLHQMRHDLYEEKRKDITDAPHHNRVNILVPFEANGTLITCGTFKDGYCEVLDINDITNSIYYESNILVGPRLNEKSVAFIAGSYLLVGKKDDDAKAQDAMYSVVTLLSTLQSQPGGIFTRTAEGSDAIIQSTVRDVEFVDGFQRVSRSESYLFLNAKTDSERKVLVLWMNSSKVKKIDIIRSLQAATIRCCSDKVRPVLVASTVIPSVNGVIWAGVFSAQNQQDPENSALALYDISNVQGRVKGFCAIGEKPCGSESGSELQPLSVVFKYSSMSAAAAMRIESWIVLFIGTSDGQLIKIVLDDKFTPGCPTVLYKSDDERAVLPRMHFDPVDFKHIYIALKKQLRRVSIVQCGNYKTVKDCRAALDPLCGWCLNTHRCSTQDECSDTSWVSIPKNSLQTQLFSFQMTENSSRKITLHLALSLESTGNPAFSCAFTKESVNLCDGSDPPAVFPNCSCSFSDQMLYTGGLKVSATVAIQEDQKVTEMLTLRNCSSITDNSPKASYTQCVQCISSGCHWSSSSKRCDWTPGPGPQLNIQDACKHLLSEMVYDEPEFLSLEPNKVSFHGRNNVLLRGRNLESVTKIRIQGDLECIPKESPVFDRFSDTLRFHIPPSGTKGTVKVCVVTPDDRCHGNSIVTYRSQPSCTGIQPTVTWSSGGRKIHVQGSNLELVESVTVLPSNKVLKTQYSTSSGDMWFHSPPYDGGGQFSLLLNVENSTVDCGYYLSYQPDPKFIRFTTFPVANDLQVNIQKKTDMLNLNMSEVTVTGVHGDQLYQCVLQIIESNAIICKIKGESGTVTAVDSLTIGFGDYVLRMGESTNYFCINPQKLSGLV
- the LOC131539502 gene encoding plexin-C1-like isoform X1, which translates into the protein MRGYSLGILVLLKYCICDDVENFDGDIKDFVVGNSKLFVLTDHRLHQMRHDLYEEKRKDITDAPHHNRVNILVPFEANGTLITCGTFKDGYCEVLDINDITNSIYYESNILVGPRLNEKSVAFIAGSYLLVGKKDDDAKAQDAMYSVVTLLSTLQSQPGGIFTRTAEGSDAIIQSTVRDVEFVDGFQRVSRSESYLFLNAKTDSERKVLVLWMNSSKVKKIDIIRSLQAATIRCCSDKVRPVLVASTVIPSVNGVIWAGVFSAQNQQDPENSALALYDISNVQGRVKGFCAIGEKPCGSESGSELQPLSVVFKYSSMSAAAAMRIESWIVLFIGTSDGQLIKIVLDDKFTPGCPTVLYKSDDERAVLPRMHFDPVDFKHIYIALKKQLRRVSIVQCGNYKTVKDCRAALDPLCGWCLNTHRCSTQDECSDTSWVSIPKNSLQTQLFSFQMTENSSRKITLHLALSLESTGNPAFSCAFTKESVNLCDGSDPPAVFPNCSCSFSDQMLYTGGLKVSATVAIQEDQKVTEMLTLRNCSSITDNSPKASYTQCVQCISSGCHWSSSSKRCDWTPGPGPQLNIQDACKHLLSEMVYDEPEFLSLEPNKVSFHGRNNVLLRGRNLESVTKIRIQGDLECIPKESPVFDRFSDTLRFHIPPSGTKGTVKVCVVTPDDRCHGNSIVTYRSQPSCTGIQPTVTWSSGGRKIHVQGSNLELVESVTVLPSNKVLKTQYSTSSGDMWFHSPPYDGGGQFSLLLNVENSTVDCGYYLSYQPDPKFIRFTTFPVANDLQVNIQKKTDMLNLNMSEVTVTGVHGDQLYQCVLQIIESNAIICKIKGESGTVTAVDSLTSGSELQPLSVVFKYSSMSAVTAMRIESWIVLFIGTSDGQLIKVKEIELQLVLDDKFTPGCPTVLYKSDDERAVLPRMHFDPVDFKHIYIALRKQLRRVSVVSCAKYSTLKDCRAALDPLCGWCLNTHRCSTQDECSDTSWVSIPKNSLQTQLFSFQMTENSSRKITLHLSLSLESTGNPAFSCVFTKECVNLCDGSDPPAVFPNCSCTFLTSYYILEVCSVCLIWVSLVIFLSAL